cctctttctgttcaTCCCGCTGTTGATGCTCTGCTTGATTGTTATCGGGCACAAACTCATTCTAAAAACGTGAAAAcacagggaggaaaaaaaaacaaaaacaataatgaagATGTGATTGAATGACTGACTGaagataaatgaataaatattatTCTCttatatttgttgtttctttcaaaGTTACCAGAGCTCCAGTGCGAAGTTGTCTGTCCAGAATAGTTGGGATATAAGAGTGAAATGCCTCCAACGCGGACACAGGGTGGTAGCCCATCAGCCTGTGGTGCTGAGGTGcctagggtaaaaaaaaaaaaaaacaccaacatatttaaaggagcaatatgtaactgacacctagtgtttaaaattggtactgcagtccaattTCAAAGTATTGGACATGGCCGTCTCCCCCTGCCCTGTCCTCCCCAGAGagcacgcaggttgccatgtagtggacactgtagcttcagtgtttagcctgctctgtaaacctttctgtgttctaacctctcttcatttttcaaaagcatctccaatattgatcttagtttgagcacgtttctgctcgtggagcttattagaaacatgcagaggcctTTTAGGATGGGTTGAATCAGTTATagccatcgctgcaacacctgatGGTTTGCCATTTGCcaggcaaaccgaggggtgccaaaaaacggctgtgtgggggcgCCTTAAAACCAATTATTCTCtggtgaaaacaaaaataaacgtAGAAGGACATACTGGCTCCTAcactgttgtcagagaagccagcacttcaacatagcatgtttccttaatgtgtgatcatatagtaaggtcactttatcatttaattcagtagatatcttacatactggtcctttaacttttaaaatcaaCAGAATATAAACACAGATAATAGAGACGGCTAATACAGCCTGACTTGAAAATTGCCAACTACTAACTTCTATTTGTTTAAGGTCACAAGCAAAAAAGGTTTGGACCTCCAATCCAAACGTGTTGCTTACATATGTGACAATTTGAGTATTGTGTATTTTCGTCAGTTCAACATATGTTTCACATAAAAGCTTAAtctggaaaaatacaaattgaaaaatgtggctgaaaaatgaaaaacaagaatgtTCCAGTCTTCATGGTTTTACAAATGTACTCTATAACTTTCCATCATTGCTGCTCAGTGACCTATCTGCTGATTTATATGTTGCTACGATAAGGACCTACTTGAAGGTTGAAGAAAGGTTGTGTTGTCACATTCATATCAGTGGTTTCCACAGGCAGTGTGTCCAAACTCATGTGAACCTAGAATCATGAAGGGGACAAATGGCATTATTAGTTATTCCACCGTTGCATCAAACAGTATTTTCAATAGATAGACTATGATGCAAAGAAATTCGGTTTACATGCAAAGAAGAGGCTGCAAGTGACATCATTTTAACACAGCATTTGTCGAGTATGCATGCTTTAATCATTCCAGGTTGGTGTCAGTTATACAGTACTTACCAGCGGATCATCTTCTTTACAAAAATTGGGGAAAGAAAACGGGAAGACTCTGGCTGGCGAGACTCTCTGATCGCAAGTCGTCTCCCAAACTGAAAAATctgtgacaaaataaaaaacatgaaacttcATTTGTACAGATTGTGTTTAGACTCAATGAATGACTAAATGCACACTTAGCCCTTTCCCTTAAGGATGCATGAATGTTCTAAGAATATCATTAAGTGCTGTTTTGGAGAGTGATATTTACTGTCATGTAATGGGAGAAGAAGTGATCACCAGAGGCATTACAGTGGTGACATGGGATGAATGAAAACGGCTGATGACAAGAGGAGATCTCGCTCCAAAGTTATCTCTAGGAACTAATTAAATGATGAGTGCTTCACTGACATGACACACGGCACAATGCAATTACTTCTGAATGAGGAGGTCACAGGATTGTCAAAAGTTTTCTTTGCTGAAGGCGGGCTCTTTAGACCGTCTGAGAGTTTCTTCAAACTGGTCAGCCGACAGTTCATCCGACATCTGATCACCACCTGGAAGGGAGAGAAGAgttaatttattcataaaaaatatttgttcatCAATGCATGTGTGAATTTGTTCATTGTACATCTCAGTGGACTTTAATGTATCTGGATGTGTTTACCTTGCGTGCTGCCTGCTGAAACACTGTGAAGGCTCGTTGTCTCTGCTGAAAAGAGTGCAAAGACGGGGCTCCCTCAGAGGCCTTGAAAAGGTTGAAAGGACAGTTATAGTTACATTTCATTTACCTTCACATTGACTGGAAATGAAAAGGACCATGAGCTAAAAGTTTTGGTGCTTGAGCAGTACCCTGAACTTTAAATTTTGCTTACAATaggtgtgtttgcatgctgttGAAAATGCAGCTTCTTAAAGCAGCTGGGGACTCAGTGTGCAACCTGAAAATCGCTCAGTGACATAACTCGTTGTGTGAATAATAATTGGCTTTTCGTACCATGCATTTACTTCGTACCATGCATAGTACAATCTCTTTTTCCTCTGCTATCTGCCTCCTTTTGTCCTCTGACACCGGGTCGTCACCCAGACGGACTtgcctgaaagaaaaaaaaatacacctatttttaaattcttttaattcctgaaatacacattaaatgtatttaacaatAGAGACAAGCTCAAAAAATTCAGATTGAATCAGTGAGGTGTTTGGTTGCTCTAATTTCAGGACGCcactaggtgtcactgtttcccCTGAGAATGAAACCCAAAAAGCTTCAAATATttttagcacaaaaaaaaaaagccccaatgCTTCATGAGGCTTCATGTGCCCATCATTACACAGAGGCTCCATTTCAGTtcttagtttatttatttttcattatccTCATACCCGTCTTTTATTCTCCTCATATCACTGACATCTTCACATTGTCCCTGCACTTCTGAAATTCAGTGTATGATTTTCAAAGGAAGctccaaacacacaacaacaagaaagaaatgtgcaaaatgtgACCCACCATTTGGTTTGGTTAGCTTGCAGCTCCTTCACATTATGTTCCACCTTCTTTCTGAAGAGGGTCTCCTTCATCTTCCTGTTTTGCAGACCATCCATACTGCCACAGATTACTGCTGGTGTGAAGAGGGGAACACGCATGAAACAGACTTTTTCATTTGTGCCTAAAATGCATTTAAACTCGATGGCcaaaagttggaaaaaaaaagagcaaaatgaaaatatgacaTCACTCTCATTAATAAGATACTGCTACGGTTTAATTAAAGGGACATGCATgtcaataaagtaaaaaagaaagtgaagtgGTGTCATTTACCTCCCCTCAGGTCTTTAGAACTGGTGATGTCTTTTATCAGCATTTTTGCCACTCCTGCATGGGTACACACATCTACTGGAGGCTTTACCTCAGGATGAACACAAGCCAGACTGTTCAGCTTCTTCaagtgggtaaaaaaaaaggaaaactgttGAAAACAACGAGATTCATTTTTTCTCTTGTCttattcagtttttctttttgatcgCTTTAGGTGCAATTTAGCTAAGCCCCAACATCGTCTTCCTGTagtcagtgatgtaaaagaacgACACCTCTGCGCCTTTGAatggctcatttcactttaaagaaaaatttCCAGATAGCTCAGTTGACGTTTACTCAGATCATGTAAgcttttgaattgaattgtgacAGAAACACATACACGTCTGTTGAAGTTGAAAGtctaccttttctttttcccccttctTGTTGGGCCTGTATTTGATTTTACATCGAGGCCCTTGGGTTGCAGGCAACGGCAGTTCAGTTGCTGCAGGCACTGCATCTCCATGACCTGGCGTTCCTCCAAGCTCactgtcaaataaaatgtacaaaaaaagggaaaatgatgatgatgatgatgaaatgtgCTCAAACCTTAATAACAGATGTATCAGAGTAAAACACAGAAATGCCTGGCTGACAATACTGCAATTCATTTTAGATTGCAAAGTCAACACaaattgaattattattatatgcATTTGCCATAGTAAGGGAATATTGTGAAAATCTGGGAATAAATTCCTTACCAACCAATTTCTACACCAATGTGTTTCTAAAGGTGTCTAGTTACACatataaaaagatttaaattcaaCTCCTGTAGGAAAATCTGTGAGAGCTGCTGAAACTTCGGGTACCTGGAATCCTATCGGTtgaaaatttgaaatttttgatttttttttacgtgcCTTAAATAGCATATTTAGGGTCAAATTAGGGGTTATTTGGGATGCTGAATCCATTACAAGCATTTATTTTGCACCAAAACCACTCCTTGGCAGAGAAACGGCCACGCCCACTTTTCCAGATCTCTTGAAAACCCTTTGTTTAGGTGAAAATCAATGTTGCTTGTTGCATGTGAATTATAAAGTATCTTCATAGGTCTATTTATAATCTATTAGTGATGGTAACTACCTTTTATTAACTGTTAAATGTTGCAGTTGGTTAACATTTGTAGCAAGAGAGTGAGTTTTGAGTGGCAGGTGCCAGACGTGCTCAAGCCATCCTGTGGATCATGGACAGACACAATAGAAAGGAAAATAAGGAACTAGAACCCAATTGCAGAtaagaaaacaaattatttatttgaacaaaaaggcaaacaaaaaattacttaaaggaggaaaaacaagaaaccaCGAGGAAAAATAACACAGGTAGGTTTGCAATAGAACAAAATTCATCTTTTAAATTGTCTATGGCATGCAGAAAAGAAGGGCCAGGAAGTGGTTTcaagttgaaaaaaaacccatcaacTCCAGCATGCATCTCTTAATCTCTCACTGAATGTCATCTTGAGTGAGAATGTTTTATATGCTTACTGTCTATTGGGAGGCATATCCATGTTGATAAAGCAGCTACCAAGCTATTTTCATGAATGATTAACTCCTGGCCCGAGATAACGCCAAGACCGTCACTGGATGGATACCAACGTGTGATGGATAGCATCCACTTTTCTCATGGGAGCAGAATAAAACATTGACTGGAAACAAAATCTCAAATAGGAACTCGACATATGACTTTCTTTTAATCCAGATGAATCTAGTTTTAACACCAAAAGAACCACCTAGTTTGGTAGTTCAATTGCACATAATAGCTGAGAACACATCAGTTGAGCCAGCTGATGATACTATGCACTAAATAAACTGCTTAACTTTTTAAgaaactaagctaagctacaTTTAAGAGAAATGTTTCAGTGGGGAGGATACCATATCACCACCCACTAAACACATAAAGGCAAATAATGGCTGGAAGATCCAAACTTCTCCAATTACCTGGGGGATAGGTGAGGGGCTGAACTCCCGGTGATGGTGCAGAGGTAGGGTTTGGAGTTGAACTGTGAGATGATCAGCTGGATAGTGACCTGAGAAGTCTGGTATTGGACAGGACTAAAGGTCACAGTAATCTTCACTTCTCCATTAGCTGGTATCACACCTGGAAGAGCGAGGGAAAGCCAATAGGGATGAGTTATGTGTGCACACATTGGATCCATACCTACGTTAATGGTTGCACTTAGACTTAGACACCAGCTATAGCTGACTATATGCATAGTACATAGTATCTCCCCAAAACCAATTCAGATGCTtagaaaccatagactgtaaataaacgtGGAAAAAAGCCTGTGGCATGGATGTATTTagggccaatcagatttcatgGGTGAATCCATCcttctggacacacccctgcccAGTGGGTACTGAAgggggcttttggagccagtTGATGGgggtcgccatgctggaaatgcggTCTTAACCTTTACTTTCAGCCAaccaggctaagagctggagcctctcagcctcctgacaaactgctgGACTGCGCCCACCCATCAGTCAAGGCAGCCACGCGCCTTATTATAATGAACTCTTATCACAATATTATACTGTTCAAAATGTAATCAGTCCATACCTGTAAGTGGACTGATGGAGAACGCCTCACTGGGTTGAATGACAAACAACCGGAACTCAAAGTCAATAGGACAACTGCATCTCAGGGGTATAGCATGTGAAACACTAGAAACAGGTGGACAAGAATGGATGAGATTACTTTTTTATGAATAGAGGcatggttggttgattggttgacaGGAAAAGTCCTCAGGCAAGACAGAAGGTCAGAAAATCATCCCAATGAAGAGCCCAACACTCACACTGTATGGTATACACACTCACCTTTGTCCAAGTGGTACTGCTGACAGGTCGATATGAGGGGGGATGTGTAGGTCATCAATGACCGGGTAGGCATGAACTGGAATCAACAGGTTCTCTTCCCCCTGACAAAGGATGCATTTGGGTTGAATGAAGcagcatttgagggatcaacacaataaatctGTACATCTATATTTAcctctacagattgaacatagaGCTTACGAAGATATCTGCctcaaaaatcccatatcggtttGGCCCTACTAATTTATAAACGTAATCAGTTTCACTGGGATACCACATAAAGCACAAAGGAATTTTGAATTTTTCTCTGGACTATGTGTTACATGGGCCACTTCTATGTCTTTCTAGTCAACTTTAACAAACAACTAACAACTTGAATTATGTTTCTGCTTCTTAAGTTGAATGTTTAAAACACCTAATTATAATTATCAAACCGAACTatagcacaacacacacaggaggacaAATCGTCTGACCCAAACCTTGCAATGAACCCGGACGCTGTCATAGAAGTAACGCCACTCGTCAGGACAGAAGCTGACCTTCACTGTGTAGGCGAGACCCGGAATGAGTCGatacttgaaaaaaataataac
The sequence above is drawn from the Labrus bergylta chromosome 24, fLabBer1.1, whole genome shotgun sequence genome and encodes:
- the LOC109997315 gene encoding cilia- and flagella-associated protein 221 isoform X2, which translates into the protein MDTVFSAPQILSSRSLQRVTPMMPLCQLVEESRSTSNIPNHLLESKIFAKLKSNSLIQANPPELHFSGFELGKDYIKTLKIINISSEVMDIHIIPTQTKHFKTSYTKKYRLIPGLAYTVKVSFCPDEWRYFYDSVRVHCKGEENLLIPVHAYPVIDDLHIPPHIDLSAVPLGQSVSHAIPLRCSCPIDFEFRLFVIQPSEAFSISPLTGVIPANGEVKITVTFSPVQYQTSQVTIQLIISQFNSKPYLCTITGSSAPHLSPSELGGTPGHGDAVPAATELPLPATQGPRCKIKYRPNKKGEKEKKLNSLACVHPEVKPPVDVCTHAGVAKMLIKDITSSKDLRGAVICGSMDGLQNRKMKETLFRKKVEHNVKELQANQTKWQVRLGDDPVSEDKRRQIAEEKEIVLCMVRSKCMASEGAPSLHSFQQRQRAFTVFQQAARKVVIRCRMNCRLTSLKKLSDGLKSPPSAKKTFDNPVTSSFRNFSVWETTCDQRVSPARVFPFSFPNFCKEDDPLVHMSLDTLPVETTDMNVTTQPFFNLQAPQHHRLMGYHPVSALEAFHSYIPTILDRQLRTGALNEFVPDNNQAEHQQRDEQKEEDVVSWEDYRLSFSAPEALLTPFPANPLRIFNPAPGLQSYKTTPKYLESDLNFHLCPVPRYTIPESKTCDIRTQTSHAPKTLPDRQEVSRGLGKMNGFPPLSSNCLSYQPGLTRRSSDYSEETLLTDPPAPLTGPPVDLSQLMDQPYKCSRVQLSPKIIRAEFLTWKALVNTNLTRGMTGRHTGELQMEASEFNTIGRRVMTRLKQLEATDSKLAFSIQ
- the LOC109997315 gene encoding cilia- and flagella-associated protein 221 isoform X4; protein product: MDTVFSAPQILSSRSLQRVTPMMPLCQLVEESRSTSNIPNHLLESKIFAKLKSNSLIQANPPELHFSGFELGKDYIKTLKIINISSEVMDIHIIPTQTKHFKTSYTKKYRLIPGLAYTVKVSFCPDEWRYFYDSVRVHCKGEENLLIPVHAYPVIDDLHIPPHIDLSAVPLGQSVSHAIPLRCSCPIDFEFRLFVIQPSEAFSISPLTGVIPANGEVKITVTFSPVQYQTSQVTIQLIISQFNSKPYLCTITGSSAPHLSPSELGGTPGHGDAVPAATELPLPATQGPRCKIKYRPNKKGEKEKKLNSLACVHPEVKPPVDVCTHAGVAKMLIKDITSSKDLRGAVICGSMDGLQNRKMKETLFRKKVEHNVKELQANQTKWQVRLGDDPVSEDKRRQIAEEKEIVLCMASEGAPSLHSFQQRQRAFTVFQQAARKVVIRCRMNCRLTSLKKLSDGLKSPPSAKKTFDNPVTSSFRNFSVWETTCDQRVSPARVFPFSFPNFCKEDDPLVHMSLDTLPVETTDMNVTTQPFFNLQAPQHHRLMGYHPVSALEAFHSYIPTILDRQLRTGALNEFVPDNNQAEHQQRDEQKEEDVVSWEDYRLSFSAPEALLTPFPANPLRIFNPAPGLQSYKTTPKYLESDLNFHLCPVPSRYTIPESKTCDIRTQTSHAPKTLPDRQEVSRGLGKMNGFPPLSSNCLSYQPGLTRRSSDYSEETLLTDPPAPLTGPPVDLSQLMDQPYKCSRVQLSPKIIRAEFLTWKALVNTNLTRGMTGRHTGELQMEASEFNTIGRRVMTRLKQLEATDSKLAFSIQ
- the LOC109997315 gene encoding cilia- and flagella-associated protein 221 isoform X1; its protein translation is MDTVFSAPQILSSRSLQRVTPMMPLCQLVEESRSTSNIPNHLLESKIFAKLKSNSLIQANPPELHFSGFELGKDYIKTLKIINISSEVMDIHIIPTQTKHFKTSYTKKYRLIPGLAYTVKVSFCPDEWRYFYDSVRVHCKGEENLLIPVHAYPVIDDLHIPPHIDLSAVPLGQSVSHAIPLRCSCPIDFEFRLFVIQPSEAFSISPLTGVIPANGEVKITVTFSPVQYQTSQVTIQLIISQFNSKPYLCTITGSSAPHLSPSELGGTPGHGDAVPAATELPLPATQGPRCKIKYRPNKKGEKEKKLNSLACVHPEVKPPVDVCTHAGVAKMLIKDITSSKDLRGAVICGSMDGLQNRKMKETLFRKKVEHNVKELQANQTKWQVRLGDDPVSEDKRRQIAEEKEIVLCMVRSKCMASEGAPSLHSFQQRQRAFTVFQQAARKVVIRCRMNCRLTSLKKLSDGLKSPPSAKKTFDNPVTSSFRNFSVWETTCDQRVSPARVFPFSFPNFCKEDDPLVHMSLDTLPVETTDMNVTTQPFFNLQAPQHHRLMGYHPVSALEAFHSYIPTILDRQLRTGALNEFVPDNNQAEHQQRDEQKEEDVVSWEDYRLSFSAPEALLTPFPANPLRIFNPAPGLQSYKTTPKYLESDLNFHLCPVPSRYTIPESKTCDIRTQTSHAPKTLPDRQEVSRGLGKMNGFPPLSSNCLSYQPGLTRRSSDYSEETLLTDPPAPLTGPPVDLSQLMDQPYKCSRVQLSPKIIRAEFLTWKALVNTNLTRGMTGRHTGELQMEASEFNTIGRRVMTRLKQLEATDSKLAFSIQ
- the LOC109997315 gene encoding cilia- and flagella-associated protein 221 isoform X3 — its product is MDTVFSAPQILSSRSLQRVTPMMPLCQLVEESRSTSNIPNHLLESKIFAKLKSNSLIQANPPELHFSGFELGKDYIKTLKIINISSEVMDIHIIPTQTKHFKTSYTKKYRLIPGLAYTVKVSFCPDEWRYFYDSVRVHCKGEENLLIPVHAYPVIDDLHIPPHIDLSAVPLGQSVSHAIPLRCSCPIDFEFRLFVIQPSEAFSISPLTGVIPANGEVKITVTFSPVQYQTSQVTIQLIISQFNSKPYLCTITGSSAPHLSPSELGGTPGHGDAVPAATELPLPATQGPRCKIKYRPNKKGEKEKKLNSLACVHPEVKPPVDVCTHAGVAKMLIKDITSSKDLRGVICGSMDGLQNRKMKETLFRKKVEHNVKELQANQTKWQVRLGDDPVSEDKRRQIAEEKEIVLCMVRSKCMASEGAPSLHSFQQRQRAFTVFQQAARKVVIRCRMNCRLTSLKKLSDGLKSPPSAKKTFDNPVTSSFRNFSVWETTCDQRVSPARVFPFSFPNFCKEDDPLVHMSLDTLPVETTDMNVTTQPFFNLQAPQHHRLMGYHPVSALEAFHSYIPTILDRQLRTGALNEFVPDNNQAEHQQRDEQKEEDVVSWEDYRLSFSAPEALLTPFPANPLRIFNPAPGLQSYKTTPKYLESDLNFHLCPVPSRYTIPESKTCDIRTQTSHAPKTLPDRQEVSRGLGKMNGFPPLSSNCLSYQPGLTRRSSDYSEETLLTDPPAPLTGPPVDLSQLMDQPYKCSRVQLSPKIIRAEFLTWKALVNTNLTRGMTGRHTGELQMEASEFNTIGRRVMTRLKQLEATDSKLAFSIQ